In Plasmodium gaboni strain SY75 chromosome 14, whole genome shotgun sequence, one genomic interval encodes:
- a CDS encoding putative membrane protein (conserved Plasmodium membrane protein, unknown function), with the protein MKVLILYFIFSCFHIICVLFVYASLNIKTHNVFPFDVVENNYPHFLQNISFVEENVENKNYCFTIFNSNNKTNEQKVTKNKSKESITRVNLISHNSVQEIQEQQKYEKNIHAKIKKNEREKKNMNKSGKTKPNILIWKIKENMNKIYSFYYLRMFFENMINYNNIYFGKYNVYPFNNDTILIQNINSKKLYCNNGYHFIYKTNKIENSIQNSPCGTHKNFFLIYEIYEYQIPQYIEKIYTFNNTLRISKRNIPFINTYEIYISSCENNKPCNLSNKNECFNYHEKIYNNIHMKYNNINLYKNSNRRKKKQKGDKEYDLSDNKKDKRKENFSSHNELINTITTKYPCVFCMKKSITYDNMKYINVISKYVKYKLLYNENYIYKNNQSSITTCSLPTKHKCTFSTLFMYTSYERYNNESEEINNTQQIKNVNQMLKYNKYTKKYINKKEKILYIYDHLKKEVIIYLIISYSNKYEFDYINKIYDKNNTNDAYANYTIKSEQEFAPYKKKKKKKKKKKKKKKDTNSMNKKTSEIKNNNMKYMISMNDTNYNMNNNKKNNEAYIFYNNYYPYNREIYTNKCHISDLHNCSDIYETKDGMCYYHNINNSFMYEKNDENLVCPINGNSEIIQDNLNNFEIINRRIKNEVYYKKDFYEMDIENEKGLYKKYTNNKRRWDILSPLYMYNDFFIKVLYNLYFSIYVGINRYKNILYEKFIKKIQNKKNTYIYEIQDKMNSEVMLEDTCVCNNDDSYMYDEKFNTKHIYNNNNNNSNNNSEYFLDCRKKCREEKIKNKSERNENKNEKSYYYYYINYNNSNYVFEVSSNLGLLGDVYMNEEIVYPFYPIPNDILINNMKKYIKEGKSFSVYVDQLRPDIFNCNKFKKIKWALILFFIPAWLIINIVYIILVQKMWRQMLNPLHRLLISPSLIRLSFYILLLMFCMQCPYVNNNCVEYTLMGYMALNTMFSTIFHGNLLLISKGYMITRGNFDKRESLYLTLIISIIYIITSINQLNIINSTPILISLYIILLFILVYNILSIINFLKLKLSFVRDVGIDAWEESICIKLNMYKVYLTVIIIFFCFEIILHSLNMLFKSSSGNLTLVEYTIELVMWCCVLYIFRYRGDVLYFSLLYDNITFNVIPLYIAKSTKIIDFTIDIDNQNKDKDLLFNIPIFILNPIEKNDQSFLSRMYVGWPINMTLQLEKASISK; encoded by the coding sequence atgaaagttttaatattatattttatatttagttgttttcatattatatgtgTCCTATTTGTTTATGcttctttaaatataaagacACATAACGTTTTCCCATTTGATGTGGTTGAAAACAATTACCCACATTTCCtacaaaatatatcatttgttgaagaaaatgtagaaaataaaaattattgtttcacaatttttaatagtaataataagaCAAATGAACAAAAGGTGACCAAGAATAAATCCAAAGAAAGTATAACAAGAGTTAATTTGATATCACATAATTCTGTTCAGGAAATACAAGAACAACAAAAATATgagaaaaatattcatgcaaaaataaaaaaaaatgaaagagaaaaaaaaaatatgaacaagTCAGGTAAAACAAAGCCAAATATTCTTATTtggaaaataaaagaaaatatgaataaaatttacagcttttattatttaagAATGTTCTTtgaaaatatgataaattataataatatatattttggaaaatataatgtttatccttttaataatgatacgatattaatacaaaatataaattcaaaaaaattatattgtaataatgggtatcattttatatataaaacaaataaaatagaaaataGTATACAAAATAGTCCATGTGGTACACacaaaaatttttttttaatttatgaaatatatgaatatcAGATACCAcaatatatagaaaaaatatatacttttaatAATACCTTAAGAATTAGTAAGAGAAATATTCcttttattaatacatatgaaatatatatatcatcatgtgaaaataataaaccatgcaatttatcaaataaaaatgaatgCTTTAATTATcatgaaaaaatatataataatatacatatgaaatataataacataaatttatataaaaatagtaatagaaggaaaaagaaacaaaaagGAGACAAAGAATATGATCTATcagataataaaaaggataaacgtaaagaaaatttttCATCACATAATGAACTAATAAATACAATAACTACGAAATATCCATGTGTATTTTGTATGAAAAAGAGTATAacatatgataatatgaaatatataaatgtaatatCCAAATATGTGAAATATAAactattatataatgaaaattatatatataaaaataatcaaaGTAGCATCACTACATGCTCTTTGCCAACAAAGCATAAGTGTACCTTCTCCACGTTATTTATGTACACATCATATgaaagatataataatgaaagtgaagaaattaataatacacaacaaataaaaaatgtaaatcAAATGTTAAagtataataaatatacaaaaaaatatattaataaaaaagaaaagattctttatatatatgatcatttaaaaaaggaagttataatatatctaattatatcttattcaaataaatatgaatttgattatataaataaaatatatgataagaataatacaaatgatGCATATGCAAATTATACTATAAAAAGTGAGCAAGAATTTGCCCcatacaaaaaaaaaaagaaaaaaaaaaaaaaaaaaaaaaaaaagaaaaaagacACAAATAGtatgaacaaaaaaacaagtgaaattaaaaataataatatgaaatatatgatTAGTATGAATGATACgaattataatatgaataataacaaaaagAATAACGAGgcatatatattttataataattattatccatataacagagaaatatatacaaataaatgTCATATAAGTGACTTGCACAACTGTTCAGATATATATGAAACAAAAGATGGTATGTGctattatcataatataaataactCTTTTAtgtatgaaaaaaatgatgaaaacTTAGTGTGTCCTATAAATGGGAATTCTGAGATAATCCAAGACAACTTGAATAATTTTGAAATAATTAATAGGAGGATAAAGAACGaagtatattataaaaaggatTTTTACGAAATGGATatagaaaatgaaaaaggattatataaaaaatatacaaataataaaagaagatgggatatattatcaccattatatatgtataatgatttttttataaaagttttatataatcttTATTTTTCCATATATGTTGGTATAAATAGgtacaaaaatattttatatgaaaagtttataaagaaaatacaaaataagaagaatacatatatatatgagaTACAAGATAAGATGAATTCTGAGGTTATGTTGGAAGATACATGTGTATgtaataatgatgatagTTATATGTACGATGAGAAGTTTAATACTAAACATAtttacaataataataataataatagtaataataatagtgaatattttttagaTTGCAGAAAAAAGTGTAgggaagaaaaaataaagaataagTCAGAAAGgaatgaaaataaaaatgagaagagttattattattattatataaattacaATAATAGTAATTATGTTTTTGAAGTAAGTAGTAATTTAGGATTACTTGGAGATGTATATATGAATGAAGAAATAGTATATCCATTTTATCCTATACctaatgatatattaattaataatatgaaaaaatatataaaagaagGAAAAAGCTTTTCTGTATATGTTGATCAATTAAGACCAGATATCTTTAATtgtaataaatttaaaaaaataaaatgggcattaatattattttttataccAGCATGgttaattataaatatagtatatataatattagtACAGAAAATGTGGAGACAAATGTTAAATCCTTTACATAGATTATTAATATCTCCATCATTAATAAGattatcattttatatattgttattaatGTTTTGTATGCAATGTCcatatgtaaataataattgtgTTGAATATACACTTATGGGTTATATGGCATTGAATACTATGTTTAGTACGATTTTTCATGGTAATTTACTTTTAATTAGTAAAGGATATATGATAACAAGAGGAAACTTTGATAAAAGAGAAAGTTTATATTTAACTTTAATTAtaagtattatatatattataacatcTATAAACCAATtgaatataattaatagTACACCTATATTAATtagtttatatattattcttttatttattttagtatataatattttatctattattaattttttaaaattgAAATTATCTTTTGTAAGAGATGTAGGTATAGATGCATGGGAAGAATCCATTTgtattaaattaaatatgtataaagTATATCTAACAgtaattatcatatttttttgttttgaaataatattacattcattaaatatgttatttaAATCATCATCTGGAAATTTAACACTTGTTGAATATACTATAGAATTAGTTATGTGGTGTTgtgttttatatatcttcaGATATAGAGGAGATGTTCTATATTTctctttattatatgataatattacatTCAATGTTATTCCATTATATATAGCAAAATCAACAAAAATAATTGACTTCACCATTGATATAGACAATCAGAATAAAGACAAAGATTtactttttaatataccaatatttattttaaacccaatagaaaaaaatgatcAATCTTTTCTATCAAGAATGTATGTAGGTTGGCCTATAAATATGACATTACAACTAGAAAAGGCATCTATATCAAAATGa
- a CDS encoding pyruvate dehydrogenase E1 component subunit beta, giving the protein MGRNKNNIAKNKYYFFLIYFWVIFIYPCETNKGNMKPLNFIKGKNGYSNIVKNKVNHLNSINRIEHITNNENKIILNDDNYLYEMKNIKVRRNISEALHMAIYEEMKKDKGVYVLGEDVGLYGGSYKVTKNLAHFFGFSRVLDTPICENAFMGLGIGSAINDLRPIIEGMNLSFLILAFNQISNNACMMRYMCDGQFNIPIVIRGPGGIGKQLGPEHSQRIESYLMSIPGIKIVSCSTPFNARGLLKSAIRDNNPILFLEHVLLYNYEQEIPLLPYTLPIDKAEVVKKGKDLTVLSYGITRHLASEAANELTKFNIDIEVIDLISLKPFDMQTIEKSLKKTKKCLILDESAGFGGIGAELYTQVIENFSSYLITKPIRLCTKDIPIAYSNKYEDACIIKKDDIVYMSTYLHSLSS; this is encoded by the coding sequence atggggagaaataaaaataatatagcaaaaaataaatattattttttcttgatttatttttgggtcatatttatatatccaTGCGAGACAAATAAAGGAAATATGAAGCCActaaattttataaaaggAAAGAATGGTTATTCTAATATAGTTAAAAACAAAGTGAACCATTTAAATAGTATAAATAGAATTGAAcatataacaaataatgagaataaaattattttgaatgatgataattatttatatgaaatgaaaaatataaaggTTAGAAGAAATATAAGTGAAGCTTTACATATGGCCATATATgaagaaatgaaaaaagaTAAAGGTGTATATGTGCTTGGAGAAGATGTTGGGTTGTATGGAGGTTCATATAAAGTTACAAAAAATTTAGCTCACTTTTTTGGTTTTTCTAGAGTTTTAGATACACCTATATGTGAAAATGCTTTTATGGGATTAGGTATAGGTTCAGCAATTAATGACTTAAGACCTATAATTGAAGGTATGAACTTGTCTTTTCTAATATTAGCTTTTAATCAAATATCAAATAATGCATGTATGATGAGATATATGTGTGATGGTCAATTTAATATTCCTATAGTTATTAGAGGTCCAGGAGGTATAGGAAAACAATTAGGTCCTGAACATTCTCAAAGAATTGAATCCTATTTAATGAGTATACCAGGTATTAAAATTGTTTCATGCTCAACTCCTTTTAATGCTAGAGGATTATTAAAATCAGCTATTAGAGATAATAACcctatattatttctagagcatgttttattatataattatgaacAGGAAATTCCTCTTTTACCTTACACCTTACCTATTGATAAAGCTGAAGTTGttaaaaaaggaaaagaTCTAACTGTTTTGTCTTATGGAATAACAAGACATTTAGCTTCAGAAGCAGCAAATGAATTAacaaaatttaatataGATATAGAAGTAATTGAtttaatttctttaaaaCCATTTGACATGCAAACTATAGAAAAATCtcttaaaaaaacaaagaaGTGTTTAATTTTGGATGAGTCAGCTGGTTTTGGAGGTATAGGAGCTGAATTATATACACAAGTTATAGAAAActtttcttcatatttaaTAACAAAACCTATTAGATTATGTACTAAGGATATACCTATAGCTTATtctaataaatatgaagaTGCATGTATTATCAAGAAGGATGACATTGTATATATGTCTACATATCTTCATTCTCTATCATCTTGA